CGAGAATCAGCGGCACGGCGAGCGGCAACTCGACCAGACGCAGCCGCTGCCACGACGTCATGCCGATGCCGATACCGGCTTCCTTGATGCCGCCATCGACATTGCGCAACGCGAGGTAGGTGTTGCGCATGATCGGCAGCAAGGAGTACAGAAATACCGCGGTGATGGCGGGCACCGCGCCGATGCCTGCGCCGAAGCGTGAAAACACGGGAATCATCAGGCCGAATAGTGCGATTGAGGGCAGGGTCAGGATCACGGTGGCGATGCCCAGCAGCGGTGCGGCGAGCCATTCGTAGCGGCTCATCAGAATGCCGAGCGGCACGCCTGCGATGATCGCGCAGCCCACGGCGGAACCGACGAGGTAGCAGTGCTGCAGCGTCAATTGCAACAGCTCGGGCCAGTTGGCGGACAGATAGTCGAATACGCTCATACGATCTTCCTCACGGCAGCTTGTGCGTGCGCAGGAACTGGTCGGCGACGGCCTGCGCGGACTGGCCGTCGAGGTCTACTGCCTTGTTCATGTCCTGCATCACGTCGTTGTTGAGCGCGGCGGACAGTGCATCGAGCTGCGCCGCGAGTTTGGGATTGCGGTCGAGCACTTCCTTGCGCACGATCGGCGTCGCGTTGTAGGGCGGGAAGTACTGCAGATCGTCCTCGAGCGGTACGATGCCGAAGCCTTTCACGCGTCCGTCGGTCGTGTAGACGAGACCGATCGTCAGCTGATCGTTGTGCAGTGCCGTGTAGACAAGCCCCGGATCCATCTGCTTCAACTGCGGCCGCGTGAAGTGCATGCCGTACTTTGCGAGCAGCGGCTTGAGTCCGTCCGGGCGGTTCGCAAATTCCGCATCCATGCCGAACACGTAATGGCGCGACTCGTCTGGAGCGGCTGCCATGTGGGCCGCCAGCTGCGAGATCGTGCGGATGCCCGTGCGTTCGGCGAACGCACTCGGCAAACCGAGTGCATACGTGTCATTGAGCGGCGATTCGGCGAGCCAGATCAGCCCGCGCGGCGCATCGAGCGCTTTGACTCGGCGATACATCTCGTCCGGGCCGAGCTTTTCCTTGATCTTGTCGTACACGAGCGCGGCCGTGCCGGTGTAATCCCATACGACATCGAGCTGGCCATTCTCGAGTGCGCTGCGCATCAGCGTGCTGCCGAGGCCGGCATGCACTTCCACGCTATAGCCGCGCGCACGCAGATATTGCGACGTGATTTCCGCAAGCACGTACTGTTCGGTGAAGTTCTTCGCGCCGAGCACAATGTCGGCGGCGATTGCCGGGGCGCTTGTCACGGCGAGCAGCGCACCGAGCGCGCCGGCGACGGCCAGGCGCCGCCAGGCGCCGCGCGTGGCGCGCGCAATGCGGGCCGATAGTTCGAGCGTGGCGCGCTTCATGCCGCACCTCCGTGGCGCATGACCCAGCATCTCCCGCCCGCCGCGACCACGCCGTCGAGCATCAACGCGACGATGGCGGTGGTCGCCGCGCCCATCAGCAGCAACGACTGATTGTCGAGGTAGATGCCCGGAAAGATCAGCGATCCGAGGCTGTCGGCGCCGATCAGATAGGCGAGCGGCGCGGTGCCGACGTTGATTGCCAGCGCAGTGCGGATGCCGCCGACCACGATCGGCATCGCGTGTGGCAGTTCGACGCGCAACAGCGCTTGCCAGCCGGTCATGCCGAGTCCTTGCGCTGCCTCGCGCAAAGCGGATGGCGTACTTTTCACGCCCTCATAGGTGTTGCGCATGATCGGCAGCAGCGACGCAAGAAACAGCGCGATGACGGCCGGCACATCGCCGATGCCGAACACGCCAAGCGCGATCGCGAGTACCGCAAGCGACGGGATCGTGTTGCCGACGTTGAAGATCTGCATCAGATGCTCCGCCGAGCGCCGCAACGCGGGCCGGCTCAACAGTACACCGAACGGTATGCCGACTACGATCGCAAGCGCCATCGAGTAACCGACCAGCAGCAGATGCCGTTCTGTGTAGTACAGCAGGTCGCCGGCCCGATTTTCCAATGCGCCGGCACCGATACCGCGCACGAGGGTCCAGGCGACGATGCTTATCGCTAGCAGGCTGATCAGGTATCGGGCTGTGCGCCGTGTCATGTAACAACACCTCCTTTCGATGCAGCGGACGATAGCCCGCTGATGCGCGCCGGGCCGGGCCGCGCATGTGCATATGGATTCCGTGGACTGCGATGGAATCGACGGGAACGGTTTCGCATCGGCCGCGAACACGCATGGTCGATACGAAGGGGAACGCCCGGGGCGTTCGTCTGGTCGTCACGTTCGGCCCGGCAACGCGATACGCGCGCGGGCAAGGCACCGCCTAAAAAAGACGGCAAGGATACGGAGGGAAACCCCGAACCGCTGAGGCCGAAGCCCCGTTTGGTCTGGCGAAGCCGATGCAACCCCGATACTTCGAAGAGAACTGCATCAAGGCACGCACGAATTAGTCACATTGAGATAGAAACGGGCCGATTATAGGCCACCAAATTGGTCACGTCCACCCTGCACCCGGAATTCGATGCTGCGCGAAGCACGAGAAACGTCGAAACATCATGCATTCAATTTCAATAAAAAATTCGTAGTTATGGAATACGAAATATTATTCAATGGGTGTCGCGCACATCTGTCCACGATCTGTTCTCGCTGCGCCGACGCCGCTATACAAGCCCCATAAGCTTATGAACGCTCGATCACGGTCGAGAAAAGACGGCTTTGCAAGAGTTGGAATCCGGCATGCGAGCAACCTGCGAATGTCGTCGAATTCGTGTATTCAGGTGCGTAGCGGTGGGCACACCGGATGCTTACTGGGGCAACTGAATCGACCCGGGTACGAGCAGGAAATTTGCGACGGCGCACATGGATTTATGGCATGCCGTGACATAACATGAATAAGAGATGAAATTCCACGATGCCATGCGACGGCAACGGGATTGACGCGGTAAGTTGCACGAAAGGAGGCCAGCCATGAGCACCATCCGGAACCTGACATTATCCGGACGGCTGCGCCGCGAAGCCGGTCTCGTCGGGTTGCTGTTTGCCAGCACCACGAGCATGATCGGATCGGGTTGGCTATTCGGTGCGTACCATGCGTCGAAGATAGCCGGGCCGCTGAGCATAGGCAGCTGAGCCCTGGGGGCGATCATCATCATGCTGATCGCACTATGTTTCGCTGAGCTGGCAGCCATCTTTCCACGCAGCGGCGCGCTCGTGCATATGAGCCACGCGAGTCACGGCGAAGGGCTCGGGCGAATCTGGGTGGAAGATACGGGTGCCGGTCGTGACGATTGCCGGGCTGATGACGGCTAGCACTCATTGGAACGTCGCGCGCGCGGCGCCCGGGACATATGAGCTTTCGGGCATGTTCACCGCGCTGTGTTGCGGCGCAATCTTCCAGACGTGCCGCGGCCGTTCCGCATGTGGGGCGCTCGCATCCTTGCGCCGCTCGCGTTTATCTGCAGCAACCTCGTTATCTATTGGACCGGATATCGAACGAATACCTTTCTGTTCTCGCTCGTTGCAATCGGCTTCGTGCTTTATGCGCTGCACTATCACCTGATTGCGCGCAAACCTCGTGGCGAATTCGGCTGGAAACACATCGGCTGGCTGTTGCCATGGTTCGGGGGAATCTGGATGCTGTCGTACCTCGGTGGAATCGGCGGAGGAACCGGCGCGATCGGCTTCGGGTGGGACATCGTGCTCGTGACGATCTGGAGCGTCGTGGTCATGCTGCTGGCGATGCGTTGTGCCCTCGCGAGAGAACAGACCGCAGCCATGATGGCGCGGATGAACAGGACAAGCTGATTCGCGCACTGGCACCTAACGATGGCGAGCAAACTTTCCGACTCCGATGTTGCAGAGAGCAATCATTCGCGCCATGTGAAGGTCGCGCCTTCCCAGCCATACAAGACCGCGCATCCGGACGACGACCCGGGCGAATCAGTCGGTCTGTACTGGTTGTGCTTTCTTGCGCTCATCGTCGGGGTTGTGACGGGATTCGGCGCAGTCGTCTTCCGCGGCCTGATCGGACTCGTGCACAACATGTCTTTTCTGGGACGATTTTCATTCGCGTACGACGCCACCCAATTTACGCCTGCATCGCCATGGGGCGGTTTTGTCATTCTCGTGCCGGTGGCCGGCGGCCTGGTCGTGACCTGGCTCGTGAGCACGTTCGCACCGGAAGCGAAAGGACACGGCGTTCCCGAAGTGATGGATGCCATCTATTACAAGCGCGGCAAGATACGCCCTGTGGTCGCCGTCGTCAAATCGATCGCTTCGGCGTTTGCGATCGGTTCAGGCGCCGCGGTGGGCCGGGAAGGGCCGATCATTCAGATTGGCTCCGCGCTCGGTTCCACGCTAGGACAAGTCATATCGATGACGGCGGGCCAGCGGATCACGCTCGTTGCGGCGGGCGCCGGCGCAGGCATCGCTGCAACCTTCAATACGCCGATCGGGGGCGTGCTGTTTGCCACCGAGCTGATGATGCCGGAGATCAGCGTCAACACTTTCCTGCCGGTCGCCATTTCGACCGGCACCGCAACGTTTATTGGACGGCTCTTTTTTGGTGCCGCGCCCGCGTTTCTTGTTCCGGCACAGCTCGGGGCGATTCCGAACCAGCCAGGGAGTGCCTTCACGCTGCTGCTGTATGCGCTTCTCGGTGCGATCGTCGGTGCCGCGGCTGCTCTGCTGGTGAAGGCGCTGCACTGGGCAGAGGACCTTTTCGACCTCGTGCCGGGACGTTACGCCCGGCATATGCTCGGCATGCTGCTGGTCGGCATTGGAATGTATGGACTGCAAAGGTACGCGGGCCATTACTTCATTGAAGGAGTCGGATACGCTCCTATCCAGGCTACCCTTTATGGGCAACTGGAAGGCGGCCTGTTTCTGCTATTGCTTGCGGCATGCAAGACGATGGCGACATCGGCGAGTCTGGGCTCCGGTTCTTCCGGCGGCGTATTCTCGCCATCGCTGTTTATCGGAGCGACGCTCGGCGCATCGCTTGCCGCGGCGATTGCCGCTGTCTTGCCTGGTGCGCCCGTCAGCGGACCCGCGTTTGCGATGGTCGGCATGGGTGCCATGGTGGGTGGCGCAACAGGCGCGGCGATGACCGCCGTCGCGATGGTCTTCGAGATGACCCGCGACTACGACATCGTGCTGCCGATGATCGTCGCAGTTGCATTCAGTCTGGGCGTGCGGCGCATGTTGTCCCCGGAGAGCATTTATACGCTCAAGCTCGTGCGTCGTGGGCATCCGATCCCGAACGCTTTGCACGCGAACATGTTTCTCGTGCAAAGCGCCGGTCAGGTCATGGAGACCGACGTCCTCATGCTGGATGCACAGATACAGTTTCGGGCAACGCTTTCACCTGCGGCGGAACAGGCGTTCCGGCATATCGTCGTCACGCGAGATAGCGAGATCTACGGTGTGTTGCGCATCAATACCGGTCTGCGCCGTGCGGTGAGCCAGGGCGCGTCCGACATCACGCTAGGTTCGCTCGCGCAGCGAAACTTCATCGTCGTGCAGGAGAGGGACGCCGTATTCGGGGTGATCAGCGAACTCAGGAAGCGCAAGGCCGTCATGGCGGTCGTGGTCAAGAGCGGTCGCCGCGACGATCCGGTTCAGGTGCTGGGCGTCATCGCGAAAGAGCACATCGCGGAAGCAGTGGCAAGCACGAT
The nucleotide sequence above comes from Paraburkholderia sp. SOS3. Encoded proteins:
- a CDS encoding ABC transporter permease; the encoded protein is MSVFDYLSANWPELLQLTLQHCYLVGSAVGCAIIAGVPLGILMSRYEWLAAPLLGIATVILTLPSIALFGLMIPVFSRFGAGIGAVPAITAVFLYSLLPIMRNTYLALRNVDGGIKEAGIGIGMTSWQRLRLVELPLAVPLILAGVRTAVVMNIGVMTIAAVIGAGGLGSLIIRAIGQSSMMKLLVGAVLVSMLAIVADLLLQALQRALTPKGMQKT
- a CDS encoding glycine betaine ABC transporter substrate-binding protein; this translates as MKRATLELSARIARATRGAWRRLAVAGALGALLAVTSAPAIAADIVLGAKNFTEQYVLAEITSQYLRARGYSVEVHAGLGSTLMRSALENGQLDVVWDYTGTAALVYDKIKEKLGPDEMYRRVKALDAPRGLIWLAESPLNDTYALGLPSAFAERTGIRTISQLAAHMAAAPDESRHYVFGMDAEFANRPDGLKPLLAKYGMHFTRPQLKQMDPGLVYTALHNDQLTIGLVYTTDGRVKGFGIVPLEDDLQYFPPYNATPIVRKEVLDRNPKLAAQLDALSAALNNDVMQDMNKAVDLDGQSAQAVADQFLRTHKLP
- a CDS encoding ABC transporter permease; its protein translation is MTRRTARYLISLLAISIVAWTLVRGIGAGALENRAGDLLYYTERHLLLVGYSMALAIVVGIPFGVLLSRPALRRSAEHLMQIFNVGNTIPSLAVLAIALGVFGIGDVPAVIALFLASLLPIMRNTYEGVKSTPSALREAAQGLGMTGWQALLRVELPHAMPIVVGGIRTALAINVGTAPLAYLIGADSLGSLIFPGIYLDNQSLLLMGAATTAIVALMLDGVVAAGGRCWVMRHGGAA
- a CDS encoding chloride channel protein, with product MASKLSDSDVAESNHSRHVKVAPSQPYKTAHPDDDPGESVGLYWLCFLALIVGVVTGFGAVVFRGLIGLVHNMSFLGRFSFAYDATQFTPASPWGGFVILVPVAGGLVVTWLVSTFAPEAKGHGVPEVMDAIYYKRGKIRPVVAVVKSIASAFAIGSGAAVGREGPIIQIGSALGSTLGQVISMTAGQRITLVAAGAGAGIAATFNTPIGGVLFATELMMPEISVNTFLPVAISTGTATFIGRLFFGAAPAFLVPAQLGAIPNQPGSAFTLLLYALLGAIVGAAAALLVKALHWAEDLFDLVPGRYARHMLGMLLVGIGMYGLQRYAGHYFIEGVGYAPIQATLYGQLEGGLFLLLLAACKTMATSASLGSGSSGGVFSPSLFIGATLGASLAAAIAAVLPGAPVSGPAFAMVGMGAMVGGATGAAMTAVAMVFEMTRDYDIVLPMIVAVAFSLGVRRMLSPESIYTLKLVRRGHPIPNALHANMFLVQSAGQVMETDVLMLDAQIQFRATLSPAAEQAFRHIVVTRDSEIYGVLRINTGLRRAVSQGASDITLGSLAQRNFIVVQERDAVFGVISELRKRKAVMAVVVKSGRRDDPVQVLGVIAKEHIAEAVASTIRIFPG